Below is a genomic region from Paenibacillus pabuli.
CACTTTGCCACTGGCGTCCAGCACCTGAATCTCGGCACCGTTAATGTTGAACAGATTGTTCACCAGTACACGCAGGTTTTCCGTTTTGTCCTCGCCAGCCTCAGCTTCTCCACCAGCCATGGTCTCACCCACAAGAACGGACAGCATTTCCGCCCGTGCCTGCAGATCCTCGGTAAAGTTGCTCGTCAGGGAGTTCTTCATCGCACTCACGAAATAAACGCCAATCAATTGCATCGCAATCAGAATCAGCAGTACATAGATAATAATCAGTTTCGCCTGAATCGTTCGGAAGAACGAAAATCGCGAGAAACGCCCCATTATATCCCCACGCTTTTGGGACTGCGCACGAGATAACCCAGCCCGCGGCGAGTCAGAATCGTTTCCGGTTTGCTCGGATTCTCCTCAATCTTCTCGCGCAGACGACGGATCGTGACATCCACGGTACGTACATCCCCAAAATATTCATATCCCCATACCGCCTGCAGCAGATGTTCCCGCGTCATGACCTTGCCGGAGTTCTTCGCCATATAATAGAGAAGCTCGTATTCACGATGCGTCAGATCAAGCGGTTCACCGCTTTTATAGGCCGTATACATGTCCATATCAAATGCGAGGTCAAACAAGCGCATGACCTGCTTCTCGTCGTCCTCCGGAGCCTCGGCAGCCATTGCAGGCTTCTGTCGTCTGCGCATCTGTGCCTTCACCCGGGCGAGAAGCTCCCGCGTACTGAAAGGCTTCGTTACGTAATCGTCCGCACCCAGCTCCAGCCCGAGCACTTTATCAATCTCGCCGTCCTTCGCCGTCAGCATAATAATCGGCATCTCCAGATGGGCGCGTACCTCGCGGCATACATCCATGCCATCCTTGCCCGGCAGCATCAGGTCCAGGAGCATCAGATCCGGTTTCTCGGATAATGCCAGTTCAACCGCACGAATGCCATCAAAAGCACAGATGACCTCGTACCCCTCTTTTTCCAAGTTAAACTTCAGAATGTCCGCAATGGGCTGTTCATCGTCCACCACCAAAATCTTCCCCTGCATCGGCTGTATTCACCCCTATATCCTGCTTGATCCGCCCTAGCGGTCTTTATCTCTTTTTGGATCTTATCTTCTATGAAAAACGTAATTCTAACGGTTTGATCTATAATGGTATCTTTACTGTATAGTTTAACATACCTGAAGGACAGTCACATCCCGATCCATCGATCCAAATGCTACAAATTGAAAATATTTTACAGCATGAAAAAACAAGGCCGGCATCTAAGCCAACCTTGCTCCTGATTTCTTTCCGTTAGTTGAGATATGTCATCGGATTTTCTGGCGTTCCGTTCTTGATAATCTCGAAATGCAAATGCGTTCCGGTCGAACGACCGGTGTTGCCCATAACGCCGATGCTCTCACCTTTTTCAATCACTTGTCCAACCTTTACGCCAATGCTGTCCAGGTGGCCATACAGTGTTTCATATCCGTTACGATGGTTAATGATAATAACATTGCCATACCCGCTCTTCTGTCCTGCAAAAGTAACCACGCCTTCATCGGCGGATTTCACATCCCGGTTACCTACCAGATCGACACCTTTATGTTGACGACCCCAGCGTTGTCCGAAGCTGCTGCTCATCGTTGCGTTCGATACAGGCCAAGCGAATTCACCTGTACCCTCACCGACCACTTTCGTTCCGCTCAGCACCACCTCAGTAACCGCTGCCTTGATGACTTCCTGGCCCAGCCATTCTTCCTTGATGACTTCACCATTTTCCTTGGTTACACGGTATTGCATGCTTTTTAGTCCGCTTTGTCCAGGACGTACCACTTTGGTTGTGCCTGCTTTTAGCTCATCACTTTTTCGCACTTCAACTTGTGGTTTGATCTCAATTTGCTCCACGACCTGCTCAACCGACTTCACCGTAACTGCCGGTTTAGGCACCGTCAGCGTAAGCTCGTCCCCGATCTGCAGTGACGTTTCCTTGATGCCTGGATTGTTCTTGCGAATCTCGCTTTGCGTAATCTCATATTTGGCCGCGATGGAAGAGATCGTATCTCCTTCACGCACCACATAAGTTACAGGCGCATCTTTACCAACGGTTAATGCTTTAACCGCCTCGGACACATCCCATATTTTATTTGGATCCGCCTTGACTGCCTCTGTCGCCACATCTTCCTTGATGTCCACCGACTTCAGCGTTGTACTTGGCCCTTCCGCTTTGCTTGACGAGTTGGCCGATACTGCCTTCGTCTTGAGCGAACTACGCACAGCCGATGCCGATATGTATTTGCTCTGCACTTGTTCCAGTATGGCATCTGCTGTTGCCTGATCCTTCACAATGCCGATCACTTCGCCATCCACTTTGAGTTCCACGCCTTTGGCATATGCAGTCAGCATATCACCGAGCTTGTCCAGCGTTTCTTCGCTGTTCACTTCAGGTTTGTACGCTTTTACCGTTTCGGTCGTGATGCCATCTGTGTTCAGCACCATTTCCGCGTCAGGATATTTATTTTGGTATTCCTCGGTTTTGTCTGCAAATAGTTTGTGTAACTGCGCTTCATCCGTAATGCTGCCAATCTCATTCCCTTTCACCATAACCTTGTAATAGGGAACGGTGTTTGCAGCAACGTATTGCTTGCCTGCGAATCCGATCGATGCAGCGATGAATACACCGCATGCTGCTGTAATGATCCATTTACGCAAGGCCAGAACGCGCTTTTTATTTACACTGAAGTTGGACATGCTCATGTTGTTTTTGTCTTCGGCCGTCCGGTGTTCTCCGGATTGTTCGTGTACCCGGTTTTTGTCCGGTTGGCGTATGCCTCTGAAACCTTTCATGATTCTCTCCTTTTCAGCACTTCTCAGTTCGCATTTCTGTCAAGACACACCCATTCGTGTCTGTCTCAAGTCTGTCGATATTTGGTTCTGGGTGTCCGCAAATCAGGACTTTGGCTGCGCTCATAAAAGTGTCAAAATTTTAACCTTTTATCACACCCGTATACTTTAACACAGGTTTTACACTCATTTCAACTCTAGGCGTCACAGCCCAAAGCCGCGCCCCGCTTGGTTTTCCTGTATTATCCATAACATGGCAGCCAGATATTCTTACCCATTATGCCTCGAGTTCAGGTATACTATGTAGTTTCGGTCTAGTTTTAAGACTAGGTTCTAAGACCCACAACAATGCGAAATTATTTTCATAAAAATACAATAAGAAAATCCCTCGCCAGATAATCTCCGGTAAGGGATTGTGTAAAAAAAGATACTTGGGATCCTATCTTTCACTTGGTTGCTCTCAGCTTGTGAAGAGTGGATTGCTGGATCCATAGATACGTACACTTTTATGCGTATTTTTGTATACCGTCACTTATTCGGCCTGAAGCACTTCCATAAGATTATCGTATTCCTCGCTCGTCAGATATTTCGATATCACCTGTTCAATGTCACGTAATTCCTGTTCGGTCAGGCCATCTTCCATCGCACCCGAGATTTGTTGCATTTCATTTTGGGGAAGCTTCGCCATCAGCAGACTGAAGATCTTCTCTTTTTCCTCCAGAGGCAGCTTGTCCTTTGTTCCCGTAATATCATCCGGTGATACCACAACAGCATCCTCGCCTGAAGCAGCAGAATTACCGGAGGTTCCTGCCGTACCATTGCCAGCTGCTGTTCCGTTTCCACTTCCGGTAGCACCTTCTGAAGCCTTATTGGTGTTTGTGTCTATGCTGTCTGTGCCAGCGTTGGTGCTCTCGTCTCCACCCGTAGAATCCGTCTGATCAGTTCCATTCGACCCAGCATCTGTATGGCCAGAACCATTCTCTGAGCTTGTATCTTGTTCTGTCCCATTCCCCATCACCGATATGGCGTCCTCTGGAACCTGCTCCTCTTCGGCTCCGGTCGGCTGATCCGTTGTTCCTGACCCCGGTTTGTTCTCCTCGCTCGCCTTACCGCCGAGCGCTCCCTGGAACATGGATGTTAACCCCAGCGGTTGCCCTTCCCACTCAATATTAAAACTCGCCAGCAGCGATTTCACATACGACTGTACTATTAATCCGGTCGTCAGCAAGGTCAATGAACTAACCAGCATGACGGTAAGTACGATTTTGACAAACCATTGAAGCAACTTCATCCCTGTTCTCCTCCTCCGATTATCCAACCTGTCTGTGGCCATCAGCACATCAGGTCTGTGATTCTACTGTTAATCAGTATTGACGGAAATCTCGGGATTATATCAGGAGATATGCGAAAAACCCCCAGCCATCGCTTATCAGGCGATAACTGGGGGTCTATGATTCAACTCTACATTACACGTAGATTGGAAGGACTTGATTCGTTTGCTCACGGTTACGACCTACGGAGAAGATCGCGATTGGAATACCTGTTAGCTCGGATACACGTTTCACATAGTTCTGTGTGTTCACAGGCAGATCTTCGAGTTTCTTCGCTCCAGTGATATCCTCGCTCCAGCCAGGCATCTCTTCGTATACCGCTTCACATTCAGCCAGCATTTTCAGGCTAGCTGGATAGTGTGTGATGATCTCACCGCGGTATTTGTATCCTGTGCAGATCTTCACTGTTTCAAGACCCGTCATAACATCCAGAGAGTTCAGGGACAGACCCGTAATGCCGCTGACACGACGAGCGTGACGAACAACAACGCTGTCGAACCAACCCACACGGCGAGGACGTCCGGTTACAGTACCGTACTCATGTCCAGTCTCACGAATTTGATCACCAACTGCATCATGCAGCTCGGTAGGGAATGGGCCATCTCCTACACGTGTCGTGTAGGCTTTAGCTACTCCAATGACCTGCTGAATGCGAGCAGGACCAACGCCGGAACCGATACATACACCGCCTGCTGAAGGGTTGGATGAAGTCACATATGGATACGTTCCTTGGTCAAGGTCCAACATTACACCTTGTGCACCCTCAAACAATACTTTTTTGTTCTCATCAATGGAATCGTTAAGCACAACGGATGTATCACGCACGTAAGGACGCAAAATTTCCGCATATCCCAAGTAATCTTTCAGGATTTCCTCTACATCTACTGGCTCGCCGCCATAGACTTGCTCGATCACACGGTTCTTTTCTTTTACCAGATGACGCAATTTCAATTCGAAATCTTCCGCATCAAGCAGGTCAACCATCCGAATGCCGATCCGAGCGGATTTATCCATATAAGCTGGACCAATGCCTTTACCGGTTGTACCAATTTTGTTTGGACCTTTGCTCTCTTCTTCCAGTGCATCCAGAACCATGTGGTAGGGCAGGATGATATGTGCACGTTCACTGATGAACAGGTTTTTGGTCGTAAAATCATTATCATGAATATAGTTAATTTCTTCAATAAGTGCCTTCGGGTTGATAACCATGCCGTTACCAATGACACAGGCTTTATCCGTGTAGAAAATGCCCGATGGAATCATCGTCAGTTTATATTTTTTGTTGTCGATCAGAATCGTGTGTCCTGCGTTGTTACCACCTTGGTAACGAGCGACCACGTCTGCGCTTTCAGCCAAATAATCCGTAATCTTGCCTTTACCTTCGTCTCCCCATTGCGTTCCCACTACAACTACCGTTGACATCGTACATACCTCCGTGGGTGCCTTGCGCACCTTTGTATTGGTCTGTCCGTCCTCTATCTCGGCAGGAATTCAAAGTGAAAATACCGGCGGAGAAGCGTGCTAACGGACAGTGAAAATCCCCCCGTATTACATTCCAAGGAAGGTTTTCGCTGCTTTAACGCAGCAATTCTAGTGTACCAGTCCGCTTTTTCAAAGTCAAATGAAATGGCGAACAATTGGTAATTGCAATACTCTAATGTTCGGAATTAACCCCATATTTCGACGCAAAAAACCGGCGCAGCCTGTCAAAACTAGCTTGACGGCTAACCCCGGTTTAATTGCACGATAGAACTCAGGCTCTATATATCGTATTTATAATCTATTTATAAGTTCATATTAACTAGTGGTTGATGATTACAAATCTTCTCTATAAACTAGCGAATAATATCGTCTCTACCATCTACATGGCAAAGGCATCATTATGTGCCCGCTCATAGTTAACGAACTTATTGAAGTTCTTGAGGAACACCAGCTCAACCGTACCTACCGGACCATTACGCTGCTTGGCGATAATAATCTCGATAATATTTTTCTTCTCGGTCTCCTGGTTATAGTAGTCATCCCGGTACAGGAACGCTACGATATCAGCATCTTGCTCGATCGAACCCGATTCCCGCAAGTCACTCATCATCGGACGTTTATCCTGACGCTGCTCTACACCCCGGCTCAGCTGGGACAAGGCAATAACCGGAACTTCAAGTTCCCGGCCAATCTGTTTCAACGTACGCGAGATCTCTGATACTTCCTGCTGACGGTTCTCGCCCGCTTTACCGCGGCCGCTGATCAGTTGGAGGTAATCGATCAGAATCATGCCAAGCCCTTTTTCTTTTTTGAGTCGGCGGCATTTGGCACGGATATCTGCTACTGTAATCCCTGGAGTATCATCGATGAAAATGTCCGCTTCGTTCAAGGCTGCAATGCCCATCGTCAGCTTCTGCCAATCTTCATCACCTTTGAAGTCACCCATACGCATGACACCCGCATCAAGGTTGGCTTCAGCACAGATCATACGCTGTACCAGCTGTGCAGCCGACATCTCCAGACTGAAGATGGCTACCGTCTCCTGTGCCCGTATTGCCACGTTCTGGGCAATGTTCAGGGCGAAGGCGGTCTTACCTACAGATGGACGAGCCGCTACAATAATCAAGTCACTCCGCTGGAATCCAGCAGTCATCTTGTCCAGATCGATGAACCCTGACGGAATACCGGTTGTAGTGCCCCGGTTTTGATGCAGCGTCTCTACACGGTCGAATACTTCCATCAATACGTCCTGAATGGCGATAAAGCCACTACTGGAACGTCGGTTGGAAATTTCCAAAATGCGCCGCTCTGCTTCTCCAAGCATGGCTGCGACATCTTCGCCGCCCGTGTATCCTTCGCTGACGATCTGCGTAGCCGTACGGATCAAGCGTCGCAGCATCGATTTTTCTTCAATAATCTGTGCGTAATAATCCACATTGGCAGCGGTAGGTACACCATGGGCCAGCTTCGCCAAATAACTGACGCCTCCGATGTCCTCCAGCTCGCCTTTATCCTTCAGACGCGAAGTCAGCGTGACGAGGTCAATCGGTTGATTTTCCTCACCCAGCTGGATCATCGCTTCAAAAATCAATTGATGGGGCTTATCATAGAAATCCTCGGTTTGCACCCGTTCCATCGCTGTAATCAGGGCCTCGCCCTGCAACAGGATTGCACCCAGCACCGCCTGTTCGGCTTCCAGGTTCTGCGGGGGAATCCGGTCGAATAACATTTCGCCGCCCATCTTACTCCTCCGTTACCTGTACCTTCAAGGTAGCCTTCACTTCAGGGTGAACCTTGACGGTTACTTGGGTTACGCCGAGTGTACGAATTGGCTCGTCCAGCTCAATTTTGCGTTTGTCGACTTTCAGCCCTTTGGCTGCCAGAGCTTCAGCGATTTGTTTGCTTGTGATCGCACCGAACAATCGGCCGCCTTCGCCGGATTTTGCTTTCAGTTCAGTTACTTCTGCCTCCAGTTTTTTGCCGAGTACTTCCGCTTCAGCTTTCTCTTCCTGCTTGCGTCTTTCCTCAGCTGCATTCTGGTTGTCCAGTGTTTTCATGTTGCCGTCCGTTGCCAAACGTGCCATTCCCCGTGGCAGAAGGAAATTCTGTGCGTATCCCTCGGATACTTCCTTCACTTGTCCTTTTTTCCCCTGACCTTTTACATCTTTTATAAAAATGACTTTCATTCGAACAGCCCCTCTTCCTTTTCGATTTCAGCCAGTACGTCCATCAGCCGTTTTTCTGCCTCTCCAAGCGTTCCTTCTAATTGCACGGCAGCATTCGTCAAATGTCCGCCACCGCCAAGTCTTTCCATAACGACCTGAACATTCATGCGCCCCAGTGATCTAGCACTGATGCCAATGAGTCCATCCGGACGCTCACTAATGACAAATGAGGCGACCACGTCAGTCATATTCAGCAATGTGTCCGCCACCTGGGCGATCATCATCTGTGGAATCTTGCTACCGGAGTCTGTCGCTGCCAGCGCAATGTTCCCGTATACCATTTTAGCATGCTTTATGATTTCTGCCTTAGCAATATATTCTGACAAATCCTCTTTCATGAGACGCTGGATCATTATGGTGTCTGCCCCGCTCCGACGCAGGAAGCCTGCAGCTTCGAATGTCCTCGAACCTGTATGCAGTGCAAAATGCTTCGTATCCACAGTAATCCCGGCGAGTAAAGCCGTTGCTTCAAGCGGAGTGAACTGCACCTTGTCATGAATATACTGCAGAAGCTCAGTCACAAGCTCCGCAGCAGAAGAAGCGTACGGCTCCAGATAGATCAGTACTGCATCGTTAATGAATTCCTCTCCGCGGCGATGGTGATCGACCACCACAACGCGGGTAGCCGATTGTACAAGTTTCGGCTCCATGGTCATCGAAGCCTTATGGGTATCCACCACAACGAGCAGCGTATGCTCTGTCATCATCTGGGTCGCCTGTTCGGGTGATACGAAGGCTTTGGACAATTTCTCATCCTTGTTTACCTGCTCCATCATCCGATCAATGGACGGGTTCGGCCCATCCAGCACGATTCTTGCTTCTACATTGTATAAGCTTGCCGCCTTCCATACCCCTATGGACGCTCCGATTGCATCCATGTCAGGCATCTTGTGGCCCATGATAAGCACCCGATCGCTTTCCTGCATCAAGTCGCGCAAGGCGTGGGCAATTACCCGGGCTCTGACCCGTGTACGTTTCTCCACAGCATTGGACTTCCCGCCGTAGAAGGACAGGCGTTGTCCGGACTTCACAGCAGCCTGATCGCCACCGCGTCCAAGCGCCATATCCAAACTCGACTGTGCCAGTTCACCCATCTCGCTGATCGTATCCGAACCAAATGCGAGTCCAATACTGAGTGTCATCGGAACTTTAAGATCTGCCGTCATCTCCCGCACTTCATCCAGGATGACAAAACGGCTCTGTTCCAGCTCCTGCAGCGACTTATGATTCAGCATCATCAGATAACGGTCAGAAGAGAGGCGGCGTAAGTATACTTCATATCTTTTCGCCCAAGACGTGATCTCGCTCGTTACCCGCGCAATAAGCGCAGTCCGCTGTTGATCGTCCATCCCTTGTGCTGCCTCATCCAGATTATCCAATACCAGAATGCCCAGTGCTATGCGTTCATTCTCATATTTATCGCGCAGAACTGCAAGCTCCGTGATCTCGTAAACATATACATACCGCTCCTGCGGATTATGGATAACGCCATAGAACCGGTCATCCAACTGGAATTCATCATGAAGTTCCTTGGCCGGTTCTTTGGTTCCATCCTTTTTTTCTTTCGGCTGAGGCAGCTTCGGAAAAAGGTTTTGCAGTGGATTGCCCACCATCGTCTTTTCCTGGAACATCTCCGCGACGAAGCGGTTGTGCCACTCTACCGTACGATCCTCGCTGTACAGCACGATCCCGAATGGGAGCATACTGATCGCTTCGCCCTCCATCCGTTTGATGCGAATGGATAGGCCGTTAATGTAGTCGTTAAGCTCGCGGCGGAACGCCATCTCCGCCTTAATCATGACGATTCCCAGCGCCGAAGCCAGTATCAGACTAATCAAACCAAGCGCCCAGTTATAGATGGTCACGAACATAACAAGCAGAAGCAGCAGTATGAACGCCCATACGGTATAGTAGCCGTGCCAGCGTTTCTTCAGAAATTTAGGCATGACTCATCACCCTAACGTTTTGGTCTCGATATTGCCTCGCGAAGCGGGAACGCCAGATCGATAATCCCGATAATCCGAAGCGGTCCGATGAAGAAGACCGCAACCGCCAGCAAATACGGTATAACCGGGTTCCACTTCTTCGCATGTGCCAAGAAGAAGAAGAAGCCGATGGCTTGAATCATGAAGCCCAGATTAATCAAAGGCGACAAGTTCATCGCAATCATGGTCCAGTAGGTTCCATCGCTCTGTCTGGAAATGACCTCAAAGAGCAGTGCCAAGAAGTAATACCAGATCAGGGCACGAGGCATGCGCCATTCGCGCGCAGGTGGCAGCTTCGATACGGATACACCCATCACATTCAAAATAGGACGAGCAATCACGTGTGTGATAAGCGCCATCACCATGGATGTCACCACCAAAGCGAACGGAATCATGAGTTGGGTCTGCCTTGCTACATCCTGAGTCATTTCAGGTGTCCACGCAAACCCATTTACCATTTGATTAGACGTATTCGTTAGTGGTTCAACCGTAAGTCTCACCACA
It encodes:
- the yycF gene encoding response regulator YycF, with translation MQGKILVVDDEQPIADILKFNLEKEGYEVICAFDGIRAVELALSEKPDLMLLDLMLPGKDGMDVCREVRAHLEMPIIMLTAKDGEIDKVLGLELGADDYVTKPFSTRELLARVKAQMRRRQKPAMAAEAPEDDEKQVMRLFDLAFDMDMYTAYKSGEPLDLTHREYELLYYMAKNSGKVMTREHLLQAVWGYEYFGDVRTVDVTIRRLREKIEENPSKPETILTRRGLGYLVRSPKSVGI
- a CDS encoding peptidoglycan DD-metalloendopeptidase family protein, which encodes MKGFRGIRQPDKNRVHEQSGEHRTAEDKNNMSMSNFSVNKKRVLALRKWIITAACGVFIAASIGFAGKQYVAANTVPYYKVMVKGNEIGSITDEAQLHKLFADKTEEYQNKYPDAEMVLNTDGITTETVKAYKPEVNSEETLDKLGDMLTAYAKGVELKVDGEVIGIVKDQATADAILEQVQSKYISASAVRSSLKTKAVSANSSSKAEGPSTTLKSVDIKEDVATEAVKADPNKIWDVSEAVKALTVGKDAPVTYVVREGDTISSIAAKYEITQSEIRKNNPGIKETSLQIGDELTLTVPKPAVTVKSVEQVVEQIEIKPQVEVRKSDELKAGTTKVVRPGQSGLKSMQYRVTKENGEVIKEEWLGQEVIKAAVTEVVLSGTKVVGEGTGEFAWPVSNATMSSSFGQRWGRQHKGVDLVGNRDVKSADEGVVTFAGQKSGYGNVIIINHRNGYETLYGHLDSIGVKVGQVIEKGESIGVMGNTGRSTGTHLHFEIIKNGTPENPMTYLN
- a CDS encoding adenylosuccinate synthase, producing MSTVVVVGTQWGDEGKGKITDYLAESADVVARYQGGNNAGHTILIDNKKYKLTMIPSGIFYTDKACVIGNGMVINPKALIEEINYIHDNDFTTKNLFISERAHIILPYHMVLDALEEESKGPNKIGTTGKGIGPAYMDKSARIGIRMVDLLDAEDFELKLRHLVKEKNRVIEQVYGGEPVDVEEILKDYLGYAEILRPYVRDTSVVLNDSIDENKKVLFEGAQGVMLDLDQGTYPYVTSSNPSAGGVCIGSGVGPARIQQVIGVAKAYTTRVGDGPFPTELHDAVGDQIRETGHEYGTVTGRPRRVGWFDSVVVRHARRVSGITGLSLNSLDVMTGLETVKICTGYKYRGEIITHYPASLKMLAECEAVYEEMPGWSEDITGAKKLEDLPVNTQNYVKRVSELTGIPIAIFSVGRNREQTNQVLPIYV
- the dnaB gene encoding replicative DNA helicase, which produces MGGEMLFDRIPPQNLEAEQAVLGAILLQGEALITAMERVQTEDFYDKPHQLIFEAMIQLGEENQPIDLVTLTSRLKDKGELEDIGGVSYLAKLAHGVPTAANVDYYAQIIEEKSMLRRLIRTATQIVSEGYTGGEDVAAMLGEAERRILEISNRRSSSGFIAIQDVLMEVFDRVETLHQNRGTTTGIPSGFIDLDKMTAGFQRSDLIIVAARPSVGKTAFALNIAQNVAIRAQETVAIFSLEMSAAQLVQRMICAEANLDAGVMRMGDFKGDEDWQKLTMGIAALNEADIFIDDTPGITVADIRAKCRRLKKEKGLGMILIDYLQLISGRGKAGENRQQEVSEISRTLKQIGRELEVPVIALSQLSRGVEQRQDKRPMMSDLRESGSIEQDADIVAFLYRDDYYNQETEKKNIIEIIIAKQRNGPVGTVELVFLKNFNKFVNYERAHNDAFAM
- the rplI gene encoding 50S ribosomal protein L9 encodes the protein MKVIFIKDVKGQGKKGQVKEVSEGYAQNFLLPRGMARLATDGNMKTLDNQNAAEERRKQEEKAEAEVLGKKLEAEVTELKAKSGEGGRLFGAITSKQIAEALAAKGLKVDKRKIELDEPIRTLGVTQVTVKVHPEVKATLKVQVTEE
- a CDS encoding DHH family phosphoesterase, which gives rise to MPKFLKKRWHGYYTVWAFILLLLLVMFVTIYNWALGLISLILASALGIVMIKAEMAFRRELNDYINGLSIRIKRMEGEAISMLPFGIVLYSEDRTVEWHNRFVAEMFQEKTMVGNPLQNLFPKLPQPKEKKDGTKEPAKELHDEFQLDDRFYGVIHNPQERYVYVYEITELAVLRDKYENERIALGILVLDNLDEAAQGMDDQQRTALIARVTSEITSWAKRYEVYLRRLSSDRYLMMLNHKSLQELEQSRFVILDEVREMTADLKVPMTLSIGLAFGSDTISEMGELAQSSLDMALGRGGDQAAVKSGQRLSFYGGKSNAVEKRTRVRARVIAHALRDLMQESDRVLIMGHKMPDMDAIGASIGVWKAASLYNVEARIVLDGPNPSIDRMMEQVNKDEKLSKAFVSPEQATQMMTEHTLLVVVDTHKASMTMEPKLVQSATRVVVVDHHRRGEEFINDAVLIYLEPYASSAAELVTELLQYIHDKVQFTPLEATALLAGITVDTKHFALHTGSRTFEAAGFLRRSGADTIMIQRLMKEDLSEYIAKAEIIKHAKMVYGNIALAATDSGSKIPQMMIAQVADTLLNMTDVVASFVISERPDGLIGISARSLGRMNVQVVMERLGGGGHLTNAAVQLEGTLGEAEKRLMDVLAEIEKEEGLFE
- a CDS encoding DUF2232 domain-containing protein translates to MKFSLKSAVWSAVYLLLLLSLLTPLSVLAIFFMMVPGVILYASLSVKSFIWHLVPVAVILVLFHPIYLLLLLLFTLPAIIMGNAYKKRKSALFALLAGTGAMLAEYLLLLLIGSVIFQFDLSSYIDDVVRLTVEPLTNTSNQMVNGFAWTPEMTQDVARQTQLMIPFALVVTSMVMALITHVIARPILNVMGVSVSKLPPAREWRMPRALIWYYFLALLFEVISRQSDGTYWTMIAMNLSPLINLGFMIQAIGFFFFLAHAKKWNPVIPYLLAVAVFFIGPLRIIGIIDLAFPLREAISRPKR